A single window of Chondrinema litorale DNA harbors:
- a CDS encoding sigma-54-dependent transcriptional regulator, whose protein sequence is MQSILIVDDDVNICKILVKFLEKKGYQADSKSNAKDAIELVKKSAFDVILIDFRLPDEDGVNLMQKVKIFQPKAKVIIITGYSDVKIAVKAMKTGAFDYITKPLQPDEILFTIKEAIKHEEKKSVDHSKPVSKTEFIIGKSAAAKKVVQHIDLVAPTNMTVIIKGDTGTGKEYAARMIHDKSKRADKPFVAIDCGSLTNELAGSELFGHEKGAFTGAVNAKAGSFEYGQGGTLFLDEIGNLNYEIQVKLLRVLQERKVSRIGSNKEKDIDVRVIVASNDDLKEKVTDGRFREDLYHRLNEFNLDIAPIRDKKEDILTFAQHFLKLANRDLGKSVKGLNKDVEKIFLKYPWYGNLRELKNVVKRSVLLCNSDFISKEHLPHEIVYYNYDSFEEEDDPNAATDLKSTAEMAEKKAIIKALNETDYNKTKAAKLLNIDRKTLYNKLNEYKIDL, encoded by the coding sequence ATGCAGAGTATTTTAATTGTAGATGATGATGTTAACATCTGTAAGATTCTTGTAAAGTTTCTGGAGAAAAAAGGCTACCAGGCAGATAGCAAGAGTAACGCTAAAGATGCTATAGAGTTAGTCAAGAAGTCTGCATTTGATGTCATTCTAATTGATTTCAGGTTGCCAGATGAAGATGGTGTTAACCTGATGCAAAAGGTAAAGATATTTCAACCGAAAGCAAAGGTTATTATAATTACAGGTTACAGTGATGTTAAAATAGCAGTAAAGGCTATGAAAACTGGTGCCTTCGATTATATTACCAAACCTCTTCAACCAGACGAAATTCTCTTTACCATTAAAGAAGCAATTAAGCACGAAGAGAAAAAATCTGTAGATCATTCTAAACCTGTCTCAAAGACAGAATTTATTATTGGTAAAAGTGCGGCTGCTAAGAAAGTAGTTCAACACATAGACTTAGTTGCACCAACCAATATGACCGTGATTATTAAAGGAGACACTGGTACGGGTAAGGAGTATGCAGCCAGAATGATTCATGACAAAAGCAAAAGAGCAGATAAACCGTTTGTAGCGATCGATTGTGGTTCTTTAACCAACGAGTTAGCTGGGAGCGAACTGTTTGGTCATGAAAAAGGTGCATTTACAGGAGCTGTTAACGCAAAAGCTGGTAGCTTTGAATATGGGCAAGGAGGTACATTGTTTCTAGACGAGATCGGTAATTTAAATTACGAGATTCAAGTAAAGCTTTTAAGAGTTTTACAAGAAAGAAAAGTATCGAGAATTGGTAGTAACAAAGAGAAAGATATTGATGTAAGGGTAATTGTTGCCTCGAACGACGACTTAAAAGAGAAAGTAACAGATGGTAGGTTTAGAGAAGATTTATACCACCGATTAAATGAGTTTAATCTCGATATTGCTCCAATAAGAGATAAAAAAGAAGACATATTGACTTTTGCCCAACACTTTTTAAAATTGGCAAACAGAGATTTAGGAAAGTCTGTAAAAGGTCTTAATAAAGATGTAGAAAAGATTTTCTTAAAGTATCCTTGGTATGGTAACTTAAGAGAATTAAAGAATGTAGTAAAAAGATCGGTACTTCTTTGTAATTCTGATTTTATATCAAAAGAACACTTGCCACACGAGATTGTCTATTATAATTACGACAGCTTCGAAGAGGAAGACGATCCGAATGCAGCAACAGACCTAAAATCAACAGCAGAAATGGCAGAAAAGAAAGCCATTATTAAAGCTTTAAACGAAACAGATTATAACAAAACAAAAGCTGCAAAACTGCTGAATATTGATAGAAAAACGCTCTATAATAAATTGAATGAGTATAAAATAGATTTATAA
- a CDS encoding Dps family protein: MDTTVIDKLDYSNKRTSKLIVNTGIPEDQRKVIADGLSRVLADSYLLMIKTHLYHWNVKGGLFYTIHEMTEQQYTDLFEAIDIIAERIRALGYDSPGTISEFSKMSLIKDGKDTPSESEIIADLLTSHEGIVRTVRDVMKDASKAGDEVTLDMLTGRSNVHEKTAWMWRSFLENNQ; the protein is encoded by the coding sequence ATGGATACTACTGTAATAGATAAACTAGATTATTCTAATAAAAGAACTAGCAAATTAATCGTGAACACTGGCATACCAGAAGATCAAAGAAAAGTAATAGCAGATGGTCTTTCAAGGGTGCTAGCTGATAGCTATTTGTTAATGATAAAAACTCATCTGTATCACTGGAATGTGAAAGGTGGATTGTTCTATACAATTCATGAGATGACAGAGCAACAATATACAGACCTTTTTGAAGCAATCGACATAATTGCTGAGAGAATTCGAGCATTAGGTTACGATTCTCCAGGTACAATTTCAGAATTCTCTAAAATGTCGCTTATTAAAGATGGTAAAGACACCCCAAGTGAATCTGAGATTATTGCCGATTTGCTAACAAGTCACGAAGGCATTGTGAGAACAGTGAGAGATGTAATGAAAGATGCATCTAAAGCAGGAGACGAAGTAACACTAGATATGTTAACAGGCAGATCTAATGTACATGAAAAAACTGCTTGGATGTGGAGAAGTTTTTTAGAAAATAATCAATAA
- a CDS encoding PRC-barrel domain-containing protein, translating into MYFNPRLIQLSKLVKTPVSNLDGERIGVVNDIALYDKNGVAAYVVVELYNQLGTENELFALPWEILKLQETDNAILLAIDDKMLTNAPAFKKEDWSNANQKQLIVAVYEHYKLHSSLEKHAKLYDGSNNKGIGNSGEPHTFEEGQLGKTSIERAGIRDKEKTFI; encoded by the coding sequence ATGTATTTCAACCCAAGATTAATTCAACTTAGCAAATTAGTAAAAACTCCAGTTTCAAATTTAGATGGAGAGCGAATAGGTGTAGTTAACGATATTGCACTTTACGATAAAAATGGTGTAGCAGCTTATGTAGTTGTTGAGCTTTATAACCAGCTCGGTACAGAGAACGAACTCTTTGCACTACCATGGGAAATCTTAAAGCTACAAGAAACTGATAATGCAATCTTATTAGCAATTGACGATAAAATGCTTACAAATGCACCTGCATTTAAAAAAGAAGACTGGTCAAATGCTAATCAGAAACAACTAATTGTAGCCGTATACGAGCACTATAAATTGCATAGCTCATTAGAGAAACATGCTAAGTTATATGATGGCTCAAATAATAAAGGTATTGGTAACTCAGGAGAGCCACATACTTTTGAAGAAGGTCAATTAGGTAAAACCTCAATTGAAAGAGCAGGAATAAGAGATAAAGAAAAGACCTTTATCTAA
- a CDS encoding ATP-binding protein, with amino-acid sequence MESVRVHNLKDEFYEIVNSDGVVFNYLQHNILEGLWYCNLEKDIKESWLSNEFWATLGYKKNEIPKTDSDWQNNDLKVVVEQVLTEVIQVLTESPKPFDKFYNFNHKTGQNIWIYCHWIPIRNDDGKLIKIIGGFYNASADLPKEIVFERGNKHLTEILANTGDIVFILDKQLEIIEIFNRDLANSSTFIKSFQVGNKLSQTGLSDSVVSILIDSIQLVLSTKQKETIVFDIEGNSKEWYEFVISGLIDTNGELQEILCVVQNITKHRGTENLLLEKTRELDSFFTMGLDLLCITDQEGRFIKVNKAWEDKLGYNVDELKGNYYINYVYPEDISSTKETIVEVKNGKNIFNFINRFRAKDGSFRYIEWHAKSKGELMFAAARDISESKQAVEDLKTTKDLLQQTSEVARVGGWEVDFIKNKVVWSSITKEIYEVEPEYEPLMDTGINFYKDGQDKNTMIKVMQEAISYGKNWDEELEINTAKGNNIWIRIIGKVEMEGDTCKRLYGTLQDITESKLANQKLEKALADAKQAAEAKSAFLSNMSHEIRTPLNAVIGMTHLLLEASPRPDQYEKLNTLRFSGDNLLALVNDILDYSKIESGKVSFENIPFNIYEITHSLKQTFAFKAQEKGLKVKVQLDSDIPEIIKGDPTRLVQLLNNLMGNALKFTEKGKVSLSIELMEELDEKIVLLFEVRDTGIGISNEKIDKIFERFTQANESTTREFGGTGLGLSIVKKLLELQNSKIEIESEEGKGTCFSFKLCFNKPDNDISLSSNTNDTSSQHTTSNYDLSGLKVLLAEDNAINQMIATEFLTNWNVNLDYAINGIEAIEKVTNNDYDVVLMDIQMPDMDGYQAALRIKEMNNEKANIPILAMTASAMLDVKEKIKDIGMEGHILKPFNPKELNTKLAQYIKKNKV; translated from the coding sequence ATGGAAAGTGTAAGAGTGCATAACCTTAAAGATGAGTTTTACGAAATTGTAAATTCAGATGGTGTAGTATTTAATTATTTGCAGCATAACATTCTGGAAGGTTTATGGTACTGTAACCTTGAAAAAGATATTAAAGAAAGCTGGTTAAGCAATGAGTTTTGGGCAACACTTGGATATAAGAAAAATGAAATCCCTAAAACAGATTCTGATTGGCAGAATAATGACTTAAAAGTTGTAGTTGAGCAAGTGCTCACAGAAGTAATCCAAGTATTAACCGAAAGTCCCAAACCATTTGATAAATTCTATAATTTCAATCATAAAACGGGGCAGAATATTTGGATTTATTGCCATTGGATTCCCATTAGAAATGATGATGGAAAGCTAATTAAAATAATAGGGGGATTTTATAATGCTTCTGCAGATTTACCTAAAGAAATAGTATTTGAGCGAGGTAATAAACATCTAACAGAAATTCTAGCCAATACAGGAGATATTGTTTTTATATTAGATAAGCAACTCGAAATTATTGAGATTTTTAATCGTGACTTAGCCAACAGTTCTACTTTTATAAAAAGCTTTCAGGTAGGGAATAAGCTTTCTCAAACCGGATTATCAGATTCGGTTGTATCTATTTTAATCGATTCAATTCAATTAGTACTTTCTACTAAACAAAAAGAAACCATTGTATTTGACATTGAAGGAAATTCCAAAGAATGGTATGAGTTTGTTATTTCTGGATTAATAGATACCAATGGAGAATTACAAGAGATTTTGTGCGTCGTTCAAAATATTACAAAACACAGAGGGACTGAAAATTTGTTACTAGAAAAAACCAGAGAACTAGATAGTTTCTTCACAATGGGTCTCGATTTATTGTGTATAACCGATCAAGAAGGTCGCTTTATTAAAGTAAATAAAGCATGGGAAGATAAGCTTGGCTATAATGTAGATGAATTAAAAGGGAATTACTATATCAATTATGTTTACCCAGAAGATATCTCTTCGACCAAAGAGACTATTGTTGAAGTAAAAAACGGTAAAAATATCTTCAATTTTATTAATCGATTTAGAGCTAAAGATGGCAGTTTTAGATACATAGAATGGCATGCTAAGTCAAAAGGAGAATTAATGTTTGCTGCAGCCAGAGATATATCTGAGAGTAAACAAGCAGTAGAAGATCTTAAAACAACAAAAGATTTATTACAACAAACAAGTGAGGTGGCTAGAGTAGGAGGTTGGGAAGTCGATTTTATTAAAAATAAGGTTGTTTGGTCTTCTATTACTAAGGAGATATATGAGGTAGAGCCAGAGTACGAACCTCTAATGGATACTGGTATTAATTTTTATAAAGATGGTCAGGATAAAAATACCATGATTAAAGTAATGCAAGAAGCAATTAGTTATGGTAAAAATTGGGATGAAGAACTAGAAATTAACACTGCCAAAGGTAATAATATTTGGATTAGAATTATCGGTAAAGTAGAGATGGAAGGTGATACTTGTAAAAGATTATATGGAACTTTGCAAGATATTACAGAATCTAAATTGGCAAACCAAAAACTTGAGAAAGCACTCGCAGATGCTAAACAAGCAGCTGAAGCTAAATCTGCTTTTTTATCAAATATGTCTCATGAGATACGCACACCTCTAAATGCAGTTATCGGCATGACTCATTTATTGCTTGAGGCTAGCCCAAGACCAGATCAATATGAAAAACTAAATACACTTAGATTCTCAGGTGATAATTTGCTCGCCTTAGTAAATGATATTCTTGATTACAGTAAGATAGAATCTGGCAAAGTTTCTTTCGAAAATATACCTTTTAACATCTACGAAATTACACATAGCCTAAAGCAAACTTTTGCTTTTAAAGCGCAGGAGAAAGGCTTAAAAGTAAAAGTACAGTTAGATTCAGATATCCCAGAAATTATTAAAGGAGACCCAACTAGGCTAGTTCAGTTACTTAATAACTTAATGGGTAATGCACTAAAATTTACCGAAAAAGGTAAGGTTAGCTTGTCTATCGAATTAATGGAAGAACTCGATGAGAAAATAGTTTTACTTTTTGAGGTAAGGGATACTGGAATTGGCATTAGTAATGAAAAAATAGATAAAATATTTGAAAGATTTACCCAAGCCAATGAAAGTACAACTAGAGAGTTTGGCGGAACAGGATTAGGCTTGTCTATTGTAAAAAAATTGCTTGAGTTGCAAAATAGTAAGATTGAGATAGAAAGCGAAGAAGGCAAAGGAACATGTTTTAGTTTTAAACTCTGCTTTAATAAACCAGATAATGATATTAGTTTGTCATCTAACACTAATGATACAAGCTCGCAACATACGACGAGTAACTACGATTTATCTGGATTAAAAGTACTTTTAGCAGAAGATAATGCTATTAACCAGATGATCGCAACCGAATTCTTAACTAATTGGAATGTGAATTTGGATTATGCGATAAATGGGATAGAAGCAATAGAAAAAGTTACAAATAACGACTACGATGTAGTTTTGATGGATATACAAATGCCGGATATGGACGGCTATCAGGCCGCTCTCAGAATTAAAGAAATGAATAATGAAAAGGCTAACATTCCTATTCTGGCAATGACGGCCTCAGCGATGCTCGATGTAAAAGAAAAAATAAAAGACATTGGAATGGAGGGGCACATTTTAAAACCATTTAATCCCAAAGAGTTAAATACAAAATTGGCTCAGTATATTAAAAAGAATAAGGTGTAA
- a CDS encoding PAS domain S-box protein gives MIQLIRENKLSINLIDNSNDSYWIRSTNNPDKIWLNTKLAQQLDYATIDKLSSFSLDHLIHPFDKSKLDINKSKQKNDSLPVLDAELRLFSKNGDQIKYRCKEYILENLPGNEKVMLGIFSHSAELNQKIVKSKLNDLLLDKDCFYIILDKDLKLVNCKNNQYHKKFIALDKQIGENLTDLNIPSEATEFLQDVISTNSEDLLIENNLSFELKDKDAILQVTISPIEDSFLILFKNIPDLEQNSTSSIFEKERIETLIQGLPDLLFILNEKGYYIEAYTHDNSKLLIPTEEIPGKHVSDFFNETQVKDILEVFALTKETGALQTYSYELEIEGNILFFEAQISHVKKKNEFLVLSKEVTSLVKKKRELNLIIDNFPTGSLSLISKDLKCIHTGGAAYQELNFDPSLLTGRNLEEALAPNVFEKLNEALPEILKGNTITYEVQLNNKTYQNVGKAIQNQEGNIDFFVLYSFNITKKIETEILLKNSEAKFRVLFEQSKVGLLSLASDGEVLIANDKASELLGIAKNVLTGNIIFNFNWDIVNKLGKRFNRADYPILKSVTEKKITSGVIGLLHPYFKKRIWVQIDSNPLFDDQNNVLQIICTLTDITSIIETKQLLRDKQSELDLFFNNSQYGAFFMSIEQPVEFPKNDDKEYKLEYILKEQKITRFNQKIVELFDTSEKEFKKYTPLDFFNNDLATSKQIWKSLIDNGFANPRINFLTNTGEEKFFEGNFVCLYDEKQRIKGSFGLLYDITQKKKAEEELEHTRQIFDKINETARIGTWEFIPETEEVIWSKTTCEIHEMDGSIYNTKDSVQKFVKKGEHRANLHNAISNCIQNKNPWELELQIVTAKGKETWVKMVGYPEYKFNKCTRVFGILMDINVRKIAEMNLKDRELQLNTLLQAIPDPIYLKNGEGKWLLVNNAALELFKIKESEYLNKTDAEIAEITPLAKEDLEQCTYTDEEAWKNGRLSSFEEIITNQKGKKLFYDTIKIPLFNENKSRKGLVVVGRDITDRKKNENRIRETRNAYYSLINTIDGIVWEADPEDNQYTFVSKQAERLLGYPVEQWIKENDFWLNHLHKEDKELLENSKFYNSGEKSSYEYEYRMIAADGRVVWLRDLATIILKDNAPLKIRGIMFDITQAKIAQKQLKESQEKIQLLLDSTSEAIYGIDLNGTCIFCNPACIKTLGYDSTNDLLDENIHDIIHHTDHTGKEINKEECRIIKACTKGKEIHVDDEVFWKKDGTYLDVEYWSHPIIENGKLIGSVVTFIDISSRKQYEIKLKNAITQAKAASKAKSEFLANMSHEIRTPLNGVIGFSDLLIQTDLNKTQLKYANTVYNSAKSLLEIINDILDFSKIEAGKLELEEAKIDLFLLVDQATNTVTYQMEEKQIELVTVIDSEIPRRVKSDAVRLRQVLVNLLSNAVKFTERGNIELKVSKLKTLKKNKIKLRFSVEDTGIGISQDKQKIIFDAFTQEDSSTTKKFGGTGLGLSISNNILSLMGSTLQLESEYGKGSLFYFDIVLKIEENQNEPELLLENVLIVDNNINNRKKLKDMLTAKNIKVTEAASGIGALQKLRDTSTDFDVIFMDYKMPYMDGIETIKYLRENFKDIQSNIILLSSAKQLKNIQKHFKRLKISHNLNKPINQEELYNMLPQLSIRKNISSKQNDAYNENIKVLIVEDNDVNILLVKTIIKQLYPKAKTILANNGKEAISHFSSNKPDIVFMDIQMPEMNGYDATKAIRELEDKGRVPIIALTAGIVKGENERCLAAGMDDYLTKPVVKDTIDKTIYKWLKKESGKTTNTSSFNATFSNPSEHYSLDALREKMDYDEEFIQMILAKTHDVWDTTIREFDIHISNKDFEQIKLLAHKLKGSSLNMFFNRLAKLSANIEYHKEQDIAILEKMVEKVKDEIEYLKKEIYK, from the coding sequence ATGATACAACTCATTAGAGAGAATAAATTATCTATTAACTTAATAGATAATTCTAATGATAGTTATTGGATTAGATCAACTAACAATCCCGATAAAATATGGCTAAATACCAAATTAGCTCAACAATTAGATTATGCTACAATAGACAAACTATCTTCGTTTTCATTAGATCACTTAATCCACCCATTCGATAAGTCCAAATTAGATATAAATAAAAGCAAACAAAAAAACGATAGTTTACCTGTACTAGATGCAGAACTACGCTTGTTTTCTAAAAATGGTGACCAAATAAAATATAGGTGTAAAGAATATATTTTAGAAAATTTGCCTGGAAATGAAAAAGTAATGTTAGGCATCTTTTCGCATTCTGCAGAGCTTAACCAAAAGATTGTAAAATCTAAACTTAACGATCTTCTTTTAGATAAAGATTGCTTTTACATAATCCTTGACAAGGATCTTAAACTTGTTAATTGCAAAAACAATCAATATCATAAAAAATTTATAGCATTAGATAAACAAATTGGAGAGAATTTAACCGATTTAAATATTCCTTCAGAAGCTACAGAATTTTTACAAGATGTAATTAGTACAAATTCTGAAGACTTACTAATTGAAAACAACCTTTCTTTTGAGCTAAAAGACAAAGATGCAATTCTTCAAGTAACTATCTCTCCTATTGAAGATAGTTTTCTTATTCTTTTTAAAAACATTCCAGACTTAGAGCAGAATAGCACTTCTTCAATTTTTGAAAAAGAAAGAATTGAAACACTGATACAAGGCTTACCAGATTTACTTTTTATTCTTAATGAAAAAGGGTACTATATAGAAGCATATACTCATGATAATTCTAAATTATTAATACCAACAGAAGAGATACCTGGTAAGCACGTTTCAGACTTTTTTAATGAAACTCAGGTAAAAGATATTTTAGAAGTATTTGCTTTAACTAAAGAGACAGGCGCACTACAAACTTATAGTTATGAGCTTGAAATAGAAGGTAATATACTTTTTTTCGAAGCTCAAATAAGTCATGTTAAGAAAAAAAATGAGTTTCTAGTTTTATCTAAAGAGGTAACATCCCTTGTAAAAAAGAAAAGAGAACTTAATTTGATTATCGATAATTTCCCTACAGGTTCTCTTAGCCTAATCTCAAAAGATTTAAAATGTATTCATACAGGAGGTGCCGCCTACCAAGAATTAAATTTTGATCCTAGCCTTTTAACGGGTAGAAATTTAGAAGAAGCACTGGCTCCAAATGTATTTGAAAAATTAAATGAAGCTTTACCCGAAATATTAAAAGGCAATACAATTACTTATGAGGTTCAACTTAATAATAAAACTTATCAAAATGTAGGAAAAGCAATTCAAAACCAAGAAGGTAATATCGACTTTTTTGTGCTTTACTCATTTAATATCACAAAAAAGATTGAGACTGAAATACTTTTAAAAAATAGCGAAGCAAAATTTAGAGTATTATTTGAACAATCTAAAGTAGGATTACTCTCCTTGGCATCAGATGGTGAAGTGCTTATCGCTAATGATAAAGCCAGTGAATTACTTGGTATCGCAAAAAATGTACTTACTGGAAATATCATATTTAATTTCAACTGGGATATAGTAAATAAACTAGGCAAAAGATTTAACAGAGCGGATTATCCAATACTTAAATCTGTTACAGAAAAAAAGATTACTTCTGGAGTAATCGGCTTATTGCATCCATACTTTAAAAAGCGAATTTGGGTTCAAATCGATTCAAACCCATTATTTGATGATCAAAATAATGTATTACAAATCATTTGTACGCTTACTGATATAACTTCGATTATAGAAACAAAACAACTGTTACGCGACAAGCAAAGCGAGCTTGATTTGTTTTTTAATAACTCTCAATATGGAGCATTTTTTATGTCTATTGAGCAACCAGTAGAATTTCCTAAAAATGATGATAAAGAATATAAGCTAGAATACATTTTAAAGGAACAAAAAATCACTAGATTCAATCAGAAAATAGTTGAGTTGTTCGATACATCAGAAAAAGAATTTAAAAAATACACTCCACTAGACTTCTTTAATAATGACTTAGCTACGTCTAAACAAATTTGGAAAAGTTTAATAGATAATGGTTTTGCGAATCCTAGAATCAACTTCTTGACAAACACAGGTGAAGAAAAGTTTTTTGAAGGGAATTTTGTTTGTTTATATGATGAAAAGCAAAGAATTAAAGGAAGTTTTGGGCTATTATACGATATAACTCAAAAGAAAAAAGCTGAAGAAGAACTAGAACATACCAGACAGATTTTTGATAAAATTAATGAAACTGCCCGTATCGGTACATGGGAATTTATACCCGAAACTGAAGAAGTAATTTGGTCTAAAACTACCTGCGAAATACACGAAATGGATGGGAGCATTTACAACACTAAAGATTCCGTTCAGAAATTTGTTAAAAAAGGAGAACACCGAGCAAACCTACACAATGCTATTTCAAATTGTATCCAAAATAAAAATCCTTGGGAGCTAGAACTGCAAATAGTAACCGCAAAAGGTAAAGAAACTTGGGTAAAAATGGTGGGTTATCCAGAATATAAGTTCAACAAATGTACTCGGGTATTTGGTATCTTAATGGATATTAATGTTCGCAAAATAGCCGAGATGAACTTAAAAGATCGCGAACTTCAGCTTAATACGTTACTACAAGCAATACCAGACCCGATATATCTCAAAAATGGAGAAGGTAAATGGTTATTAGTAAATAATGCAGCACTAGAACTATTCAAGATAAAAGAATCTGAATACTTAAATAAAACCGATGCTGAAATTGCTGAAATTACTCCTCTTGCAAAAGAAGATCTTGAACAATGTACTTATACAGATGAAGAAGCTTGGAAAAACGGAAGACTTTCTTCATTTGAAGAAATAATTACCAACCAAAAAGGTAAAAAACTCTTTTATGATACCATTAAAATCCCACTTTTTAATGAAAATAAAAGTCGAAAAGGATTAGTTGTAGTAGGCCGAGATATAACAGATAGAAAAAAGAATGAAAATAGAATTAGAGAAACAAGGAATGCTTACTATTCATTAATTAATACAATTGATGGAATTGTATGGGAAGCAGATCCGGAAGACAATCAATATACTTTTGTAAGCAAGCAAGCAGAAAGACTTTTGGGCTACCCTGTTGAGCAATGGATTAAAGAAAATGATTTTTGGTTAAATCATTTGCACAAAGAAGATAAAGAGCTTTTAGAAAATTCTAAGTTTTATAATTCAGGTGAGAAATCTTCTTACGAGTATGAATACCGAATGATTGCAGCTGACGGCAGAGTTGTTTGGTTAAGAGATTTAGCTACTATCATTTTAAAAGATAATGCACCTCTAAAAATTAGAGGAATTATGTTTGACATCACACAGGCAAAAATTGCTCAAAAACAACTTAAAGAAAGCCAAGAGAAAATACAACTTTTACTAGACTCTACTTCTGAAGCAATTTACGGTATCGATCTCAATGGAACCTGTATATTTTGTAACCCTGCATGTATTAAAACTTTAGGTTACGACAGTACGAATGACCTACTTGATGAAAATATACATGATATAATTCACCATACAGATCATACTGGTAAAGAAATAAATAAAGAGGAATGTCGCATTATAAAAGCATGTACAAAAGGTAAAGAAATACATGTAGACGATGAAGTTTTCTGGAAAAAAGATGGTACCTATTTAGATGTTGAATATTGGTCTCACCCTATTATCGAAAATGGTAAATTAATAGGTTCAGTTGTTACTTTTATAGATATCAGTTCTAGAAAACAATATGAGATAAAGCTAAAAAATGCGATTACTCAAGCAAAAGCTGCAAGTAAAGCTAAATCGGAATTTCTGGCCAACATGAGCCACGAGATAAGAACTCCACTAAATGGAGTAATTGGTTTTTCTGATTTATTAATTCAAACTGATTTAAATAAAACACAATTAAAATACGCCAATACGGTGTATAACTCTGCAAAATCATTGTTAGAGATAATTAATGATATACTTGATTTCTCTAAAATTGAAGCCGGAAAACTAGAGTTAGAAGAAGCTAAAATTGATTTATTCCTTTTGGTAGATCAGGCGACAAATACTGTTACTTACCAAATGGAAGAAAAACAGATTGAACTTGTTACAGTAATTGATTCTGAAATTCCTAGAAGAGTTAAATCTGATGCTGTAAGACTCCGACAAGTATTAGTTAATCTATTAAGCAATGCAGTAAAATTTACAGAAAGAGGCAATATTGAATTAAAGGTTTCTAAACTTAAAACATTAAAGAAAAACAAAATCAAATTAAGGTTTTCTGTTGAAGATACAGGTATCGGAATTAGTCAAGACAAACAGAAAATTATTTTTGATGCATTTACGCAAGAAGATTCATCAACTACTAAAAAATTTGGTGGTACAGGTCTGGGCTTATCTATTTCGAACAACATTTTAAGCTTAATGGGAAGCACTCTTCAACTTGAAAGTGAATATGGTAAAGGAAGTTTATTCTATTTTGACATTGTACTTAAAATTGAAGAAAATCAAAATGAACCTGAGCTACTTTTAGAAAATGTTTTGATTGTAGACAACAATATAAATAATCGAAAAAAGCTAAAAGATATGCTAACTGCTAAAAATATAAAAGTTACTGAAGCAGCAAGTGGTATTGGAGCATTGCAAAAATTAAGAGATACCTCTACTGACTTCGATGTAATCTTTATGGATTACAAAATGCCTTACATGGATGGAATCGAAACCATTAAGTATTTAAGAGAAAACTTTAAGGATATTCAATCCAATATCATTCTTTTGAGTAGTGCAAAGCAATTAAAAAACATTCAAAAGCATTTCAAAAGATTAAAAATCAGCCACAACCTAAATAAACCAATAAACCAAGAGGAGCTGTATAATATGCTTCCTCAGCTTAGTATTAGAAAAAATATAAGCTCAAAACAAAATGATGCTTATAATGAAAATATTAAAGTATTAATTGTAGAAGATAATGATGTAAACATCCTACTTGTTAAAACCATTATAAAACAGCTATATCCAAAAGCCAAAACAATATTGGCAAATAATGGAAAAGAAGCTATAAGCCATTTTAGTAGCAATAAGCCTGATATTGTATTTATGGATATTCAAATGCCTGAGATGAATGGATACGATGCAACTAAAGCAATTAGAGAGCTTGAAGATAAAGGTCGTGTACCTATTATCGCACTTACTGCGGGCATTGTAAAAGGTGAAAACGAAAGATGTTTAGCCGCTGGTATGGATGACTACCTAACAAAACCTGTTGTAAAAGATACAATTGATAAAACCATATATAAATGGCTTAAAAAAGAATCAGGAAAAACAACAAACACATCATCATTTAATGCGACCTTTTCTAATCCAAGTGAACATTACAGTCTAGATGCTTTAAGAGAAAAAATGGATTATGACGAAGAATTTATTCAAATGATTCTTGCAAAAACTCATGATGTATGGGATACAACAATTCGCGAATTTGATATACATATATCAAACAAAGACTTTGAGCAAATAAAACTCTTAGCACACAAACTCAAAGGTTCATCACTTAATATGTTTTTTAATCGTTTGGCAAAACTCTCTGCCAATATCGAATACCATAAGGAGCAAGATATAGCTATTTTAGAAAAAATGGTAGAAAAAGTAAAAGATGAAATAGAGTATCTAAAGAAGGAAATCTATAAATAG